The genomic stretch TTTGTATTTACTTATCAATACTATATCATAAGTCTATGACAGATGAACCATATCATCCACCTTAATTGAAACTCGGgtataaattcatttttaGCCTTTTTATAAGCAATATTAAACAAACCAACAAACCCTTAAACTTTGTTGTAAAGAAAACTAGGAAATATAGATTTCATTTTCTAACATCTTTCCTGGATATTCTCGAAAACGTACTACACACATGTGATGTGAGTTGAATTTGATGGTTGGTGGCTGTgtgaattttatttcatgATGAGACTGAGTGCACTTCGTATGTGGAAAACTTGATTGATAATTTCGAATCTTGGTCTATGAAAGTGGTAATCATTTTTCACCATCACATGTCTGGCTTGGAAAAGGTAACCGTCCAAAAACTATTAGCACTAAAGAAGCCACTGGGAAATATGATGTTGTGGACGATCCTAAATTCAAAACTAGCAATATCGATATTGTCTTCAATTTAACCACATGTTTGACAAGTGTgaagtttttatattaaaaaaaatgcctTGATGCTATTAGTAGTAAAACCATTCATTATAAGTTTCCGATGTTGGAGTTCAATATTCTTCAAAAAACTTGAGCCCTAATGAACAAGAAGTGCTTCACCTAGCCCAAGCCCAACCTAAGAATAATAAAATGTTGAACTTGCTATTTGGGACTTCAATGTTGTGTAGCTTGACAATATAGACAATCAACTGATTAGCTTAAAACTGGAATCCACTATAAATGATAAAACCTCAAGTTTTTGAATTCAGAATGATAGCATAATGCCCTAACCACATGCTAAAATTGGTTTAAATACTCCTAGAAACCCTAGAAAACTAAaggaaaattaacaaaagttTCCAAAAACTAGCAAAATACTAAAACACTTTTTTGGGCTGTTAACCGATCTCAAATGCTCATACATCATGGCAAATTGATGAGTTTTACTTGTGACGTCGTTTTGTTCGAAACAATGAGTCATGGGCCCAAATCCGAACTCGAAACCCAAACTTGCAGGTTGTTGATTTTGCCTTTGCGCACATTATTGCCTCAGCTAGCATGTTGGTATAACAATGTTTAAATTGCAAATTTCCTTTCACCTAGGCAATAACATGTTGAAAGGAAATATAATTCTCATAAAAGATAGTCGTTCCACACCTAAATAACtataatgtaattaaaatatcaaattatgGTTAGAAACTGTATAACGCGGggttgttttttgttgtgtgTGTAACtgtgaaattgaaaatgaagatcAAGATATGAAAGCTACGCTGTTTTTCTAAATCAAGAACAACTTTAAACTTGTCAAAAGTTGGTTGGATACAGTAAACCCTCAATATACACGGCTTTGACGAGCAGCAATTTGAAGTCACCGGGTGGTAGTCCTACCAATAAGTTGAGTTGTTTCTTCTTGGAAACCCTGCACTTTTAAGTTCCCACTAGCTACGATTTGTAACTCCGTCAATGCCATCATCAGTCAACAACTATTAGTTCAAAATCAtaacaataagaaaaataaaataaaagaattccTAGTATATTTATCAgtgaattttttgaagttagaATAAAAGAGACTTCACAGAAGCTGCAGTAAATTTTAATCTCGGCATTAGCagttgaaagaaaatatattcacTAAATACAATAAGcatctctttctttcaattattaaaaaaaatttgaactctaTAAGCCTATTACACCCATATTTAATACAAAttacccacaaaaaaaaaaaaaaaaaaaaaatctccatCGGCAGGACCAACAAGGAAAGGTAGGATTTTTCAAACACACACCACCACCCCCAAACTCCTTTGGTGGGGAAGATTGAAAAGATGTTTACACACTAAGCAAAATAGTAAACGATCAAAGGAGAGATAATAACCAATTCAATATATTCTTCAATGCATTTTCTGCACGCCATTGATTCTCTTCAAAACTTTTTCAGAGAACTGAAAAAAAGCTCTGAATTCAATCAGTTCTGTTCCAAGAGCATGAAGAAATCAGAGGgacttatttgttttgttcttctgTTCTGTCTTCTTGAAGCAATCCATGCACAAACTGAAGCAGAAGCTCTGCTAAATTGGAAAATCAGTTTAAGCTCTTATTCTTTAACATCATGGACTCTCACTAGCAGCACAAGCAGCCCCTGTAACTGGACTGGAATTCAGTGCAATGAAGCTGGCAGCATTGTTGAAATAAATTTGGTGGATTCAGGCCTTGATGGAACACTCAACAGGTTTGACTTCTCTGCCTTTCCTAATCTCTCTTCCCTCAATCTCAATTACAACAATCTTGTGGGAGAGATTCCAGTTGGGATTGGGAATGCAACAAAGCTCACTTTACTTGATCTCGGTAGTAACAACTTCACAAACCCGATTCCCCTGGAGATCGGGAACCTCTCGGAACTCCAAGTTCTTCTTCTCTACAACAATTCACTCACAGGTCAAATCCCACATGAGCTTAGCAACCTACAAAAAGTTTGGAATTTCAGTTTAGGAGCAAACTATTTAGAGAATCCTGATAATGTTCAGTTTAAGGGGATGGCATCTTTAACAGACCTTTGGCTCTATTATAACCATTTGGTGGAGGTTCCCTCATTTGTCTCAGAATGTCCACAGCTAATGTCTCTAGATTTGTCTTTCAATCGGATCACTGGTCAGGTTCCAGTGCAACTACTGACAGGTCTTAAGAACCTTGAGTTTCTTAATTTAGAAAAGAACCACTTCAGTGGTCCAATTCCTGAAGATATTGGTTTGATATCTGGCCTTCAAAGAATTGACCTGTTTACCAATTCCCTTAAAGGGCCAATTCCATCCTCTATAGGCCAACTCAGGGAGCTGAAACACCTTGATCTTCGAAACAATTCTTTGAACTCTTCAATCCCTTCTGAGCTTGGTCTTTGTACCAACCTCACCTACTTGGCCCTGGCTTCCAATTTCCTCAGTGGGGAACTGCCTCTGTCCTTGTCCAAGCTTACCAACATTGTTGAATTGGGTTTATCTGGGAATTCATTTACTGGTCCACTATTGCCTTCTCTAGTTTCCAATTGGACTGCAATGGTCTCTTTACAACTTCAAAACAACAGCTTCAGTGGGAATATTCCAGCAGAGATTGGAAACTTGAAAGATTTGACACATTTAGATCTTTCTGGAAACCAGCTATCAGGGCCAATTCCTAAAACACTGTGGAGTCTCACAAATCTTCATAGCCTACAGCTTTTATACAACAATCTCACTGGGACAATCCCCCCAGAGATTGGAAGCATGATGTCATTGGCTATCTTTGATGTCAACACAAACCAACTTCATGGGGAGTTGCCAAAGAACATTTCTCTTTTGAGTAGCCTTGAGAAGTTTTCTGTGTTCACCAATGAATTATCAGGAGACATTCCGAGCGATTTTGGGATGTACAGTCCTAATTTGGTGTATGTTAGCTTTTCCAACAATAGTTTCTCTGGAGAATTGCCACAAGAATTGTGCAGTGGGTTCGCTTTGCAAGTTCTCACAGTCAATCGTAACAACTTCACAGGGTCATTGCCTGCGTGCTTGAGAAATTGTTCAGGACTATCTAGAGTCCGGTTTGATGGTAACCAATTCACCGGAAACATTACAAATGCGTTTGGTGTTCATCCCAGTCTTGAGTTCATTGCTCTTAGTGACAACCAGTTTGTTGGTACTCTCTCACCACAGTGGGCAGAATGTAAAAATATCACCGCTATGAGCATGGCTAGAAATAGAATCTCTGGTCAAATCCCACCTGAGCTTGGGCAGATGACACAATTGCAATCTCTAAGCTTAGAAGCTAATGATTTCATTGGGCAAATTCCGGATGAACTGGGAAATCTAAGCTTGCTCTTCTCGCTCAACCTGAGCCGCAACCACTTGGCAGGATCAATCCCCAAGAGTGTAGgcaaattgaataaaatcCAACTTCTTGATTTGTCTGATAACAATTTTACAGGGGCAATACCAATTGAGCCTGGCACGTTTGACAGGTTAACAAGCTTGAACTTGAGCCATAACAAGTTTTCAGGTAATATCCCTGCAGAGATTGGAAACTTAGAGTTGCGGTACTTATTGGATCTTAGCAGCAATTTTCTCACTGGAGAAATACCTTCAAACTTGGCCAAGCTCATTCAATTGGAGGTTCTCAATGTCTCAAACAACCGTCTCTCAGGGAGCATCGCAGAGAAATTTTCCAGAATGGTTAGTCTAGTTGGCATTGATTTCTCTTACAATAACTTAACTGGTCCAATCCCAACTAGTGCCATTTTTCGAAAAGTGCCTGCAAATGCCTTTCTTGGAAATGATGGTTTATGTGGAGATATCGAGGGACTAACTCCATGCAACTCAAATCCCGGAAAGTCCAACAAGATTAGCAAGGTTCTACTTGCTCTCCTGGTTTCCAGTTGTGTTATATTAGTGGTTGCAACTACAAGTACTGCTGCAGTGCTAAAGTTCGGCCGGAAATCAAAGCTTAAGGAAACTGAAAATCCTAGGATGTCTGAGAGTTTTGATTCAAGGATATGGGGAAGATATGGAAAATTCACATTTGGTGCAATCGTGAACGCGACAGAGAGCTTTGATGAGAAGTACCTCATTGGAAAAGGAGGATTTGGGAGTGTCTACAAGGCTATGTTGGGCAGGGGAGAAGTGGTTGCAGTTAAGAAGCTGAACATTTCAGACTCTAGTGACATTCCAGAAATAAATCGCCAAAGTTTTGAGAATGAGATACGAACCTTGACAGAAGTGAGGCACAGAAACATAATAAAGCTTTATGGGTTCTGTTCATGGAGGGAGTGCTTGTACTTGGTGTATGAATATGCAGAGAGAGGTAGCTTGAGAAAAGTATTGTATGGGACAGGGGAAGCAGAACTTGGATGGAGCACAAGGGTGAAACTTGTGCAAGGGCTCGCTCATGCAATTTCTTACTTGCACAATGACTGCTCTCCTCCAATTGTTCACAGGGACATAACTTTGAATAACATATTACTCGAGAAGGGTTTCGTGCCACGGTTATCGGATTTTGGAACTGCAAGGTTGTTGAGCACAGATTCATCAAATTGGACTTCTGTAGCTGGATCTTACGGCTACATGGCTCCAGGTAAAATCCAATAAACTAATATTCAATTTATACATGACTTATATTGACACATTCTTTATGATAGAAAAATGTTGGTTGATTTTGTTGCTTTGATGTGCATGTAGAGCTGGCTTTCACAATGCGTGTGACGGATAAGTGTGATGTGTATAGCTTTGGAGTGGTGGCATTGGAAATAATGATGGGAAGGCATCCTGGGGAGCTTTTAGCTTCTCTATCAGTCTCATTAACAGAAAATGCAGAATTGCTCTTGAAGGATTTGTTAGACCAACGGCTAAGGCCTCCTCTCAGTCAGTCAGCAACGGCAGTGGCTTCTGTGGTAACCATGGCTTTGGCCTGTACGTGCACTAATGCAGAGTCAAGACCGACCATGGATTTTGTGGCAAAAAAACTATCATCAGCCAGGACCCAGGCTAACCTCTCTGCACCATTTGGCATGATCACCATCAACAAGTTGGCAAGTTGTCGAAACCAGAAGAATTTTTAAACATAAGAGGTTTACACATATATGAATAGTAATCATTTATGTACCGATGCAATGCTAAGGGTTGTAGCTCTATCCTGTCAACGTGAACGGTTGTAAACGTTGATTTATAACAATTATTTATGTGTATGTGACGACTCGTGTTACTAATATTCACGAATTGATTACTCGTGTAATCCAACCAGATTATGTTAAAACTTCTATGTTATGCATTTGATTAAGTTTTCAACTACCAACAAAAGTAACACTTCCGACCTACTAACAACCAGAGTGTTGTccagaaagaaaagaaccaaaaacTATTTAGCAACCACCAAACTGTTGGGGcctaaaaagaaaactggCCCCTTAAATTGCATGATAGAATGTTAAAAATTTCCAATAAGGTGATAGATTGCTGAAAAAAGTGTAGGGTAGGGTCTAATATCTGTCCGTGTAGACAAACGTGAAATTGAAAGTGAAGTTTGAAGATGAGCAAAGTcctatgtatgtatttttctgTGAGACTCAAAAGGAATTCATCTTCACGATCACCCCATCTTTCAAAATTAGCCTTACCTaccataaacagaaaaaagaggcagaaaaatattacaatttcgattaaaatttcaactaattgtctagcaaaataagaaaattgttgaaatttcGACGTTTAAGTCATCGTAAGAAATACCAAAGAAATACATGACAGGATCTGCCCCGAGTTCTTTGGAATCCGTAATGAATCCTATGGTTTTTCCGATATCAAACCGATGctgggcccacttactaacaACATCCTCTTCTccgaaaacaaaacaaaagaggcTCGCGACTTTCTAtagaaatttcggcagaatcTCCCCTAAAAAACGAACATTTGCTAAATTATTTTCACCTAAATATTCACAGTTCAAAATTCTCAAACTTCAACACGGACAGTCCACCGTCTAGGCACAATCATAAGTAGTTGTAAAGATTCACAATCATTCATCAATCTAAAATGAGTTTCAGCCCCGTAACAACCACAAACACATTTTAACCACATCCCTTCAATAAAAACTGGAATATAAATAGGCATTTAATCTCACCTAAGTTTCAACCGGGCTTCAGGCCACCgacaaattcaaaaccaaactcAACAAATGTAATAAATAGGATTTGATCTCAATGACCAAATTAAAGTTCCAAAAATATAGTTCATCTCGCGACTACACCTAGGTGAGACCCCAGGCGACCTACATACCCTTATTGAGGAATCAAGCCGCACATAGTTCTTCAATCAATAATCACGAAGCAGACAATACGCAATTATTTTCAGTAATACCAACAAGTTAATTCTAGaatcatctttttcctttaaataaaatcataatatCTCAGCCCATGAACACAaacccatttttctttatgcaCTCCGTTCTTAAGACTCATAACTCAACAACCTTTTCCCTATAACAATTCACATATGCTAAgcataattattttaaacaatAATCTTTTTGTCGATATAGTATAATAATCCTTTTCCGTCTCCTTGTTACTTTACGACACGCCGGAGAGTCCAACGCCACATGTAGTAAAGTAACAGTAACCAAAGTGTCCGGATCCTTTACCACACTCCGGAAAAATCCAATGCCGCGTGTGGCCCAACCAAACTATGTCCTACCCGTGTAGACTGCCCATCATGGCCTATGGCACACCCGACCAAAGGTGCCCGAACCTTTACCACACACCAGAAAATCCAACTCTACATGTAGTAAAGTGACAGCAACCAATATCCAAGGGAACCCACATGCGGGAAAATCCAATGCCACGTGCGGCCAAAACAACCCAACCATGTCCTACACACACAAATTGCTTTACCACACGCTGAAAAATCCAACGCCGCTTGTGATAAAGTACTAACAAATAAGGGAGCCCACACACAGGAAAATACAATGCCACGTGTGGGTAAAATAACTAGAGAAAGTACGTATGGTGGTGAGATTCAcaactcatatatatatatatatataaagataatatACCCGCCCTTAATTCAATTTCCCCAAATTCTCAATATTCCAATGTACCCAAATGTTTATTCATAGTATAGAAAATAAACTCTCATAAGCATAGATTCCATAAcccaaaatattcaaaaacttCAATATCAAATTAAATCTGATAATTCCGTAACATAAACTCGTAGACCTGTCAAGACCCCAAAATAATTCgaataataatcaaaacttGTTTGCacataattttcataaaatactATATTCCACAATTAAAACAATAGACTTTCATAAATAATCCAATATCACCCAATTCATatactttaataataataataataataataataataataataataataataataataataataaataatgataAATAATAACCCTTAGAGATCCCATATCCTCATTAACcca from Prunus dulcis unplaced genomic scaffold, ALMONDv2, whole genome shotgun sequence encodes the following:
- the LOC117613087 gene encoding probable leucine-rich repeat receptor-like protein kinase At1g35710, with protein sequence MKKSEGLICFVLLFCLLEAIHAQTEAEALLNWKISLSSYSLTSWTLTSSTSSPCNWTGIQCNEAGSIVEINLVDSGLDGTLNRFDFSAFPNLSSLNLNYNNLVGEIPVGIGNATKLTLLDLGSNNFTNPIPLEIGNLSELQVLLLYNNSLTGQIPHELSNLQKVWNFSLGANYLENPDNVQFKGMASLTDLWLYYNHLVEVPSFVSECPQLMSLDLSFNRITGQVPVQLLTGLKNLEFLNLEKNHFSGPIPEDIGLISGLQRIDLFTNSLKGPIPSSIGQLRELKHLDLRNNSLNSSIPSELGLCTNLTYLALASNFLSGELPLSLSKLTNIVELGLSGNSFTGPLLPSLVSNWTAMVSLQLQNNSFSGNIPAEIGNLKDLTHLDLSGNQLSGPIPKTLWSLTNLHSLQLLYNNLTGTIPPEIGSMMSLAIFDVNTNQLHGELPKNISLLSSLEKFSVFTNELSGDIPSDFGMYSPNLVYVSFSNNSFSGELPQELCSGFALQVLTVNRNNFTGSLPACLRNCSGLSRVRFDGNQFTGNITNAFGVHPSLEFIALSDNQFVGTLSPQWAECKNITAMSMARNRISGQIPPELGQMTQLQSLSLEANDFIGQIPDELGNLSLLFSLNLSRNHLAGSIPKSVGKLNKIQLLDLSDNNFTGAIPIEPGTFDRLTSLNLSHNKFSGNIPAEIGNLELRYLLDLSSNFLTGEIPSNLAKLIQLEVLNVSNNRLSGSIAEKFSRMVSLVGIDFSYNNLTGPIPTSAIFRKVPANAFLGNDGLCGDIEGLTPCNSNPGKSNKISKVLLALLVSSCVILVVATTSTAAVLKFGRKSKLKETENPRMSESFDSRIWGRYGKFTFGAIVNATESFDEKYLIGKGGFGSVYKAMLGRGEVVAVKKLNISDSSDIPEINRQSFENEIRTLTEVRHRNIIKLYGFCSWRECLYLVYEYAERGSLRKVLYGTGEAELGWSTRVKLVQGLAHAISYLHNDCSPPIVHRDITLNNILLEKGFVPRLSDFGTARLLSTDSSNWTSVAGSYGYMAPELAFTMRVTDKCDVYSFGVVALEIMMGRHPGELLASLSVSLTENAELLLKDLLDQRLRPPLSQSATAVASVVTMALACTCTNAESRPTMDFVAKKLSSARTQANLSAPFGMITINKLFSVAVAVAATTAVDVTVAAIFVVDVVFPLAVVYLAIVVVAYLAIVAAAAIPSSISISMLMPLFPYRVSVFFLIYCLTHMVSMFYFTYCRAHRVSVFYIIYCHAHRVSVLYF